The Desulfuromonadales bacterium nucleotide sequence CCCCTGGCGAGACAGCCAGCTCAGCAAAAGGACCACCGGGATGACAACAAGTCCCCAACCGGCAAAGACCCCTTCGCCCTGCAGACTGAAGAAGGTGAGATAGGCGCTCAACCCTCCCAGCAGAACCACCGTGACTTCCTTGAGGTGGACCGCCAGGTCAGGCAGCCGAAGCCGCCGGATTATTTCGACGATACGCAACCCCAGGGAATATCCCCCCAGCAGGCCGACCACTCGAAACCAGAGATGGGGGAGGTTGAACAGCACCAGGTAGATTACCGGCGCCCACAGCGAACCCATGAAGGCGAAAAAAAGCGCTACCCCAGCCGCCAGCGGGCGGATTGCCCCCCAGAAGAAGGCATCGCCGATGGCCGCGTAGGGTGCCATGACCATCCGCCTGAAATCCTGAACGCCAACAGGCCCCACCTCTCCCCGGCTTCGTTTCTGCTCCAGGTCGAGAATGGCCCCCAACACGGGAGATGCCATGAAAGGATGCGTGTTGAAATACTCCAGGTGACGCTTGCCGGCCGCGACGAGTTCTTCCCCCCGGTAGAAAAAGCGCAACGCCGGCGCCATGGCATAGAGAACACCCAGGCTCTGCAACCGTTCGAAATTCCAGCTGCCCTGCAAAAGGAGGGAACGCAGAACGACTCTCGCCA carries:
- a CDS encoding PTS system mannose/fructose/sorbose family transporter subunit IID, which translates into the protein MEPNRLPAGVLARVVLRSLLLQGSWNFERLQSLGVLYAMAPALRFFYRGEELVAAGKRHLEYFNTHPFMASPVLGAILDLEQKRSRGEVGPVGVQDFRRMVMAPYAAIGDAFFWGAIRPLAAGVALFFAFMGSLWAPVIYLVLFNLPHLWFRVVGLLGGYSLGLRIVEIIRRLRLPDLAVHLKEVTVVLLGGLSAYLTFFSLQGEGVFAGWGLVVIPVVLLLSWLSRQGISVLLMVLAAAMVLVLSAQFG